Proteins from one Mycobacterium sp. HUMS_12744610 genomic window:
- a CDS encoding class I SAM-dependent methyltransferase translates to MDDHSEASVHVESKDGAPVAMSAHLADDLLSTTAVGWRSFYDKLSRRLEDIGVADSSFFLNYGYLPIDSSNESAFPIREGTFNANSVRLVFEVVGSRDLNDRRVVEIGCGRGGNSALVAEKFNARVTGIDMSSEAIAFCSKTHVKPSLDFMVGDALNIPLDDSSCDAVINIESSHSYGNLPKFLKEVRRICRPGAWFLHTDFLSPEDWDYVRSRLKALGFVTEDDRDITANVLASRDQASNNYEQVYGDGNARVANFLALPGSAIYEQMRAGLLEYRILRSQLRAEAT, encoded by the coding sequence ATGGACGACCACAGCGAAGCTTCGGTTCACGTCGAATCGAAGGACGGTGCACCGGTTGCAATGTCGGCGCACCTGGCCGACGACCTGCTGTCCACGACCGCCGTCGGCTGGCGCAGTTTCTACGACAAACTCAGCCGCCGCCTCGAGGACATCGGCGTGGCCGACTCGTCGTTCTTCCTGAATTATGGCTACCTGCCGATAGATTCCAGCAACGAATCCGCGTTCCCCATTCGCGAGGGCACCTTCAACGCCAACTCGGTCCGGTTGGTGTTCGAGGTCGTCGGGTCCCGCGACCTCAACGACCGCAGAGTCGTCGAAATCGGATGCGGGCGCGGCGGCAACTCCGCACTCGTCGCGGAGAAATTCAACGCGCGGGTCACCGGCATCGACATGTCCTCGGAAGCAATCGCCTTCTGCAGCAAAACGCACGTCAAACCTTCGCTCGACTTCATGGTCGGCGACGCATTGAACATTCCCCTCGACGATTCGTCTTGCGATGCGGTCATCAACATCGAGTCCTCGCATTCGTATGGCAACCTGCCGAAATTCCTGAAAGAAGTGCGCCGGATCTGCCGGCCCGGGGCGTGGTTCTTGCACACGGACTTCCTGAGCCCGGAGGACTGGGACTATGTCAGGTCGCGTTTGAAGGCGCTGGGCTTCGTCACCGAAGACGACCGCGACATCACCGCCAACGTACTGGCCTCGCGGGATCAGGCGAGCAACAACTACGAGCAGGTGTACGGCGACGGCAATGCCCGGGTGGCCAACTTCCTCGCGCTGCCCGGGTCCGCGATCTACGAGCAGATGCGGGCGGGCTTGCTGGAGTACCGGATCCTGAGGTCTCAGCTGCGCGCCGAGGCGACCTAG
- a CDS encoding amino acid adenylation domain-containing protein, with amino-acid sequence MKRDDRALPLTRGQLDIWLAQETGHSGTEWQLGVLVRFDGTVEPDLLKRAISHAMGEAEPARAAIFEADGQVFQRAIDYPDIELDFHDLSDSRHPVQEARAMALSIQHTPMPPDGPLFKFALFQTWADEFYLFGCFHHIILDGTGITLLANRIATVYAAIASGATIPPAFFGSLEDLVRCESEYEASADYQDDRAYWTGNLPSDSGPHNRLPQAGGESDQSAPSAPVRLDPVVLRQVQELADAWKVPRSSLITAACALLVRGWGAQGSEVVLDFPVSRRVRPESKMLPGMLSGVVPLVLSVSPDATVADFCQYVDARIREALQHQRFPVHALERKADPRGAAQPADRVSVNFMPSKMTMDFAGVAASASFTNPVQVGSFGLIFSGAGDQLFLSTAGAGGAFSNFDVPELARRLQRVFTAMTADPARRLSSLELLDAGDLAGLDAWGNRAVLTRPATAATSLPVAFAAQVARAPEATAITCGQRSLTYREVEDAADRLAHLLAGRGAGPGQRVALLLPRSAEAIVAILAVLKTGAAYVPIDPAVPAARIGFMLDDAAPIAAITNTGLADRLDGRDLPIIDVDALQGAAVDTGTALPAPDPDNIAYLIYTSGTTGVPKGVAITHRNVIGLLDSLNVELSPGLAWSQWHSLAFDVSVCEIWGALLAGGRLVVVPESVARSPEDFHALLVAEEVGVLSQTPSAFYALQTADSLAPELGRQLKLEAVVFAGEALEPQRLSPWLDNHPGLPRLLNLYGTTETTVHASFREITAADADSTASPIGVPLAHLAFFVLDAWMQPVPAGVVGELYVAGSSVGAGYWRRPGLSATRFVACPFGEPGARMYRTGDLAWWGADGQLRYVGRADEQVKIRGYRIELGEVQAALSALDGVQQAVAIVREDRPGDKRLVGYLTGTADPAEIPVALAERLPSYMVPAAVVAIDALPLTVNGKLDKRALPAPEYQDVDHYRAPTDAVEEILADIYAQVLGLERVGVDESFFELGGDSILSMQVVARARAAGLVCRPRDVFVEQTVARLARVVGVTGDDADAFDEGVGSVVATPIMCWLHGLESTGGPVDQFNQTVLVQAPVGVTEADVVALLQALLDRHAMLRSRVEDDGAGGWSLTVPEVGSVDARECLRAVQVLSDEAVIEARSRLNPAAGKMLSALWVAPTGQLVVIAHHLAVDGMSWRILLEDLNLAWVQLRGGQPVLLPAARTSFQRWASLLAEHASRPDVVEHAQQWRRVAAIPAALPAVRPAADTFAAAGSLSVELDAETTRLLLGEVPGAFHAGIHEILLIAFALAVDEFLGTGGAPISIDVEGHGRQEELAGPDEHVDLSRTVGWFTTKYPVALNVGGLDWAQVTAGGAALGAAIKDAKEQLRSLPDGATYGLLRYLNPDVDLGGSDPPIGFNYLGRLGAAGEINHSGDVWEICQDGWSVTGVAAAIPMPLMHTVELNAGTIDTDAGPRLRGGWTWAPSVLDHAQVSRLSRLWFDALGGICAHVRGGGGGLTPSDIAVGLSQQQIDELQRQYADS; translated from the coding sequence ATGAAACGTGATGACCGGGCGCTTCCGCTGACGCGGGGCCAACTGGACATTTGGCTCGCGCAGGAGACGGGTCACTCCGGTACGGAGTGGCAGCTGGGCGTACTAGTGCGATTCGACGGCACCGTGGAGCCCGACCTGCTCAAGCGCGCGATCAGTCATGCGATGGGGGAGGCCGAACCGGCCAGGGCCGCCATCTTCGAGGCCGATGGCCAGGTTTTTCAGCGGGCGATCGATTACCCGGACATCGAACTGGACTTCCATGACCTGAGCGACTCCCGTCATCCGGTGCAAGAGGCCCGCGCGATGGCACTGTCGATTCAGCACACGCCCATGCCGCCGGACGGCCCGCTGTTCAAATTCGCCCTGTTTCAGACCTGGGCGGACGAATTCTACTTGTTCGGTTGCTTCCATCACATAATCCTCGATGGAACCGGAATAACGCTTCTCGCCAACCGGATTGCGACCGTATATGCGGCAATTGCTTCCGGCGCGACCATTCCTCCGGCCTTCTTCGGCTCCCTGGAAGATCTGGTTCGTTGCGAGTCGGAATACGAAGCGTCCGCCGATTACCAGGACGACCGGGCCTATTGGACCGGGAACCTCCCGTCGGACAGCGGGCCGCACAATCGGTTACCCCAAGCCGGGGGCGAAAGCGACCAGAGCGCGCCGTCTGCGCCGGTTCGGTTGGACCCCGTGGTCCTGCGGCAGGTTCAGGAGTTGGCCGACGCGTGGAAGGTACCCCGCTCCTCGCTCATCACCGCGGCGTGCGCGCTCCTGGTGCGTGGCTGGGGTGCCCAGGGCTCCGAGGTGGTGCTCGACTTCCCGGTCAGCAGGCGTGTGCGTCCCGAATCCAAGATGCTGCCCGGGATGCTTTCCGGGGTGGTGCCGCTGGTGCTGAGCGTCTCGCCGGACGCCACGGTCGCCGACTTCTGTCAGTACGTCGATGCTCGAATCCGGGAAGCGCTGCAGCATCAGCGATTCCCCGTGCACGCCCTGGAACGCAAAGCCGACCCGCGCGGCGCGGCACAACCGGCCGATCGGGTGAGCGTCAATTTCATGCCGTCCAAGATGACCATGGACTTCGCCGGTGTGGCGGCGTCGGCGTCTTTCACCAACCCCGTTCAGGTGGGCAGCTTCGGATTGATCTTCTCCGGCGCCGGGGATCAGCTTTTCCTCAGCACCGCGGGCGCGGGCGGGGCATTCTCCAATTTCGACGTCCCGGAATTGGCGCGACGGCTGCAGCGGGTGTTCACCGCGATGACCGCCGACCCGGCGCGGCGGCTCTCGTCGCTGGAACTGCTCGATGCCGGGGACCTCGCCGGGCTGGACGCGTGGGGTAACCGGGCGGTGCTGACTCGGCCGGCCACCGCTGCGACGTCGCTTCCGGTGGCGTTCGCCGCCCAGGTGGCGCGCGCACCGGAGGCGACGGCGATCACGTGCGGGCAGCGTTCGCTGACCTACCGCGAAGTCGAGGACGCCGCCGACCGGTTGGCGCATCTGCTGGCCGGCCGGGGCGCGGGCCCGGGTCAGCGGGTGGCGCTGTTGTTGCCGCGTTCGGCCGAGGCGATCGTGGCGATCCTGGCGGTCCTCAAGACCGGGGCGGCGTACGTGCCGATCGACCCCGCGGTGCCGGCGGCGCGCATCGGGTTCATGCTCGACGACGCCGCGCCGATCGCGGCGATCACCAACACCGGGCTGGCCGACCGGCTGGACGGGCGCGATCTGCCGATCATCGATGTCGATGCTCTCCAAGGCGCCGCCGTCGACACCGGCACCGCGCTGCCCGCGCCGGACCCGGACAACATCGCCTACCTCATCTACACGTCGGGAACCACCGGTGTCCCCAAAGGCGTGGCCATCACCCACCGCAACGTGATCGGGCTGCTGGACTCCCTGAACGTCGAGTTGTCGCCGGGGCTGGCGTGGTCGCAGTGGCATTCACTGGCCTTCGACGTCTCGGTGTGCGAGATCTGGGGTGCGCTGCTGGCAGGGGGCCGCCTCGTCGTGGTGCCCGAGTCGGTGGCGCGTTCGCCGGAAGATTTCCATGCGCTGCTGGTCGCCGAAGAGGTCGGCGTCTTGAGCCAGACCCCGTCGGCGTTCTACGCGCTGCAGACCGCGGACTCGCTGGCACCCGAACTCGGGCGTCAGCTCAAGCTCGAGGCCGTCGTGTTCGCCGGGGAGGCGCTCGAGCCCCAGCGGCTTTCCCCGTGGCTGGACAACCACCCGGGCTTACCGCGCCTGCTCAACCTGTACGGCACCACCGAGACGACGGTGCACGCTTCGTTCCGGGAGATCACCGCGGCCGACGCCGACAGCACCGCCAGCCCCATCGGGGTGCCGCTGGCGCACCTCGCCTTCTTCGTGCTCGACGCGTGGATGCAGCCGGTGCCGGCGGGCGTGGTCGGCGAGCTCTATGTGGCGGGCTCGAGCGTGGGAGCCGGGTATTGGCGGCGTCCCGGGTTGTCGGCGACGCGGTTCGTGGCGTGCCCGTTCGGGGAGCCCGGGGCGCGCATGTACCGCACCGGGGACCTGGCGTGGTGGGGTGCCGACGGGCAGCTGCGGTACGTGGGGCGCGCCGACGAGCAGGTCAAGATCCGCGGGTACCGCATCGAACTCGGTGAGGTACAGGCGGCGTTGTCCGCACTGGACGGAGTGCAGCAGGCGGTGGCCATCGTCCGCGAGGACCGTCCGGGCGACAAGCGCCTGGTGGGGTACCTCACCGGGACCGCGGACCCGGCCGAGATTCCGGTCGCGCTGGCCGAGCGGCTGCCGTCGTACATGGTGCCGGCGGCGGTGGTCGCGATCGACGCGCTGCCGCTGACGGTCAACGGCAAACTCGACAAGCGGGCCCTGCCGGCGCCGGAGTATCAGGATGTCGACCACTACCGCGCCCCGACCGACGCGGTGGAGGAGATCCTGGCCGACATCTACGCCCAGGTGCTGGGGCTCGAACGGGTCGGGGTCGACGAGTCGTTCTTCGAGCTGGGCGGGGACAGCATCCTGTCGATGCAGGTGGTGGCCCGGGCTCGGGCCGCCGGCCTGGTGTGCCGGCCGCGCGACGTCTTCGTCGAGCAGACCGTGGCCCGGCTGGCCCGGGTGGTCGGGGTCACCGGCGACGACGCCGACGCGTTCGACGAGGGCGTGGGCTCGGTGGTGGCCACCCCGATCATGTGCTGGCTGCATGGCCTGGAAAGCACGGGGGGCCCGGTCGACCAGTTCAACCAGACGGTGCTGGTGCAGGCTCCCGTGGGGGTGACCGAGGCCGATGTGGTGGCGCTGTTGCAGGCCCTGCTGGATCGGCACGCCATGCTGCGGTCGCGGGTCGAGGACGACGGCGCCGGCGGCTGGTCGTTGACGGTGCCCGAGGTGGGGTCGGTCGACGCCCGCGAATGCCTGCGCGCCGTGCAGGTGTTGTCGGACGAGGCGGTGATCGAGGCGCGGTCGCGGTTGAACCCGGCGGCCGGGAAGATGCTCAGCGCGCTGTGGGTGGCCCCCACCGGGCAGCTGGTCGTGATCGCTCACCATCTGGCCGTCGACGGGATGTCGTGGCGGATCCTGCTCGAGGACCTCAACCTGGCCTGGGTTCAGCTTCGCGGCGGGCAGCCGGTGCTGCTGCCGGCGGCGCGGACGTCGTTCCAGCGGTGGGCGTCGCTGCTGGCCGAGCATGCGTCGCGCCCGGACGTGGTGGAGCACGCCCAACAGTGGAGGCGGGTCGCGGCGATTCCCGCGGCCCTGCCGGCGGTGCGCCCCGCGGCGGACACCTTCGCCGCTGCGGGAAGCTTGTCGGTGGAGCTGGATGCCGAGACGACACGGTTGCTGCTCGGTGAGGTACCGGGCGCATTCCACGCCGGGATACACGAGATCCTGCTGATCGCTTTCGCCCTGGCGGTCGACGAGTTCCTGGGTACCGGCGGGGCGCCGATCAGTATCGATGTGGAGGGTCACGGTCGCCAGGAGGAGTTGGCCGGCCCGGACGAACACGTCGACCTGTCGCGCACGGTGGGGTGGTTCACCACCAAATACCCGGTGGCGCTGAACGTCGGGGGACTGGACTGGGCGCAGGTCACCGCGGGCGGGGCGGCGCTGGGGGCGGCGATCAAGGATGCCAAGGAGCAGCTGCGCAGCCTGCCCGACGGGGCGACCTACGGTCTGCTGCGCTACCTGAACCCCGATGTCGACCTGGGCGGGTCCGACCCGCCGATCGGCTTCAACTATCTGGGGCGCCTCGGTGCGGCGGGGGAGATCAACCACTCCGGTGATGTGTGGGAGATCTGCCAGGACGGCTGGTCGGTCACCGGCGTCGCCGCGGCCATCCCCATGCCGCTGATGCACACCGTGGAACTCAACGCCGGCACCATCGACACCGACGCCGGGCCGCGGCTGCGCGGCGGTTGGACATGGGCGCCCTCGGTTCTCGACCACGCGCAGGTCAGCCGGTTGAGCCGGTTGTGGTTCGACGCTCTGGGCGGCATCTGCGCGCATGTGCGGGGCGGCGGTGGCGGGTTGACGCCCTCCGACATCGCCGTGGGCCTGAGCCAGCAGCAAATCGACGAGCTTCAGCGGCAATATGCGGATAGCTGA
- a CDS encoding MbtH family protein: protein MSINPFDDEDGRFFVLVNDEEQHSLWPAFADVPAGWRVVHGEADRAACLEYIEQNWTDIRPKSLRERLAAGQGH from the coding sequence GTGAGCATCAATCCGTTCGACGACGAAGATGGCAGGTTTTTCGTCTTGGTCAACGACGAGGAGCAGCACAGCCTGTGGCCGGCCTTCGCCGATGTTCCCGCCGGCTGGCGGGTGGTGCACGGCGAAGCGGATCGCGCGGCGTGCCTGGAGTACATCGAGCAGAACTGGACCGACATCAGGCCGAAGAGTCTGCGCGAGCGTTTGGCCGCGGGACAGGGGCATTGA